AAAAGATGTATTGAAGCACATTCCAGTATTTTTTCAAATTCAAGCCGTGATTTTATCTGACGTCAAGTCAGCTTTTTAATAATCGGACGCTATACGAACCGTCAATATAGTGTTTAAAAGGATAGGTTGCAACGGCGCCGGCTTCGGTTAAACTCTCTTCGACAAAGCCAGCTGCATCATCTACTTTAAAATTTTCGTGCTCTTTCAGGAATTTCCGGATGACGTCGCGGTTTTCCTCCGGTTCCATCGTGCAAGTACTGTAAACGAGGACCCCGTCTTTTTTCAAATATCTTGCCGCGTTTCTCAAAAGGTCAATTTGCAGTGACGATAACTCCTCGATATCTTTTTCTGATTTTTGCCAGCGGATATCGGACCGTTTCGCAAATACACCGGTGCCGGAACATGGCGCATCCACGAGAATTCTATCTGCCGTAGGGAGGCTGATATTTTTCCCGTCCCCCTCAATGAATTCGACTGACCTCAATTTAAGCCTTTCCGACTGCTTTTCTACTAAGGAAAGGCGGTACTTATCGGAATCGACGGCAACAATCCTCCCTTTATCCTTCATCTGTTCGGCGATTGCTCCTGTCTTCCCTCCCGGCGCCGCACACATGTCGATCACCGTCTCTCCCGGTTGAGGATCAAGCAGGAGCACAGAGAGTCCGGCGCTCACATCCTGAACGGTAACCTCTCCTTCTTTTATTGCATCCCAGCTCGAAATATCAAATCCTTTTGGGAGCGTATAGTATGTTTTCGCGTAGTTTGACAGTGCTATCTTTTGATTCTCATCATGCAGAGCGGAGTCGAGCCGAGGATGATTGTTACGCAACATGTTCTTCCTGACAGTTATCACCGGTACGGAATTGTTAAATGAACAGAGTTCTTCCGTATCGCTCAATCCGAACCTGCTCAACCACCTTCCAATCACCCATGCAGGATGTGAATATTCGACAGAGAGGCGTTCGTGCGTGGGAAGCGAGCCGATTTTCTCATCTATTTCTTCCTTCCTCCTTTGAAAATTTCTCAATAGCGCATTGACAAGTCCCGCCATTTTCCGATCTTTTAACCGCTTGGAAAGCTCCACCGATTCATTCAACGCCGCATACGGCGGAACGGAATCCATGTATATCAGCTGGTACATTCCGATAAATATGATATACTTTATAGGGAGCGGAAGATTCGTTACCCTGCCGTCAGACAATTCCACCAAATAGTAATTCAATAACCCCTGCATTCGAGTCACGCCTTTTACCAACTCCATAAGAAATTTTTTATCACGAGAGGGAATATCCGACCTGCCGAGAGCATCGCTCAGAAGTCGATCGATATACTTCCCGGTTTTTTTTGACTGCAGCAATAAATCGAGCGCTAATTTGCGAACATTCCCGTCATCAGGTCGTTTGACTCTCTTCTGACTTAACATCTCAGTCGTCATGTTATCATTTTAGGTTAGAGTGTCCCCGGTTGATAGATCTACTCCCCTGAGAAATTCCGACGTCTCCATTCTTTTTTTACCCTGACGCTGAAGTTCGAGAACTTTCAGACTCCCATCGCCGGTAGCAACTGTGAAATAACTCCCGGTTATTCTACTAATCTCTCCCGGTGAATATCCCTCGACCGTTTCATCGCTTATCTCAGTTTTGAAAATTTTTATTACCATGTTGTTGACCCGTGCCGAAACGCCCGGAAAAGGCGAAAGCCCTCTAACCTGGTCGTGTATCCTGCCGGCTGAGTTATCCCAATTTATTTTAAGGTCATCTGACTTGATCTTCGGGGCGTTCGTCGCTTTTGCTTCATCCTGAGGGATTTCTTTCAATTTTCCCGATTTTATCCTTTCAATCGTCTTCAACAGCAGATCAGCGCCAAGTTCAGCAAGCCTGTCATGGAGCGACCCGAAATCTTCGTCTTCAGCTAAAGGGAGAGATTTCTGAAGTAGAATATTTCCCGTATCTACTTCCCGTCGGATAAAAAACGTCGTGGCGCCGGTAATCTTTTCGCCCGCCATTATTGCGCGTTGTATGGGCGCGGCACCGCGATAAAGGGGCAGCAGCGAAGCGTGAAGATTTACCGTGCCTCTTTTAGGAATACTTATAAGCTCGTCGGGAAGTATTCTGAATGCCACAACGCATGATAGTTCTACGTCGAGTGATGCGATTTCTCTGATAAAGGAGGAGTCCTTGAGGCTTTTCGGCTCCAAAATAGGAATTCCCATGTCAGCAGCCGCACTCTTAACCGGAGTCGGGATCAGCTTTTGTCCTCTACCGCTTTTTTTATCAGCTCCGGTAACTACCGCAACCGGTTTATACCCGCTCTTCGCTAACTTTAAAAGGCTGGGAACAGCGAAATCGGGCGTTCCCATAAAAATAATATTCATTTTAAATCGTTGAACATGAAGAGTTCAACCGTTTAGACCCCCACAGAAATGTCCCCGCGCGAAATCTTCTGAAGTTTTGATTTGAGCAGATCGCGTTTGACAGGGCTCAGGTAGTCAATCATAAGTCTGCCTCTCAGATGATCGACCTCGTGCTGAATGACTCTCGCAAGAATCCCATCACATTTAAGGTCCTTCTTCACTCCCTTGACGTCCTGAAACTTGATCCTGATCTCTTCAGGTCTCTCTATTTCGACTCTCACATCCGGTATGCTCAAACATCCTTCTTCCATCACACAGCTTCCCGAGAGCTCTTTAATATCCGGATTGACCAGTATCAATGGTTCTACTGGTTCCTCATCTTCTTCGCTGCTGACATCGATTACAATAAGGCTGCGTAAGTCGCCTACCTGGGGCCCGGCTAAACCTACCCCGTCGTTCGTACGCATCGTTTCAATCATTTCCTGCGCAAACAGTTCGAGGCTGTGATCGAAATCCTTGACAGAATCGGTCTCCTTCCGTAAGATAGGATCTCCGTAATATTTCAGACCGAGCTGGCTCAAATAAAAACCTATTTATCGAGCTGGGATGCTATAGCGCTTCTCGAAACTCGAACTTTAACGTTATCAGCCACTTTCAATATGAGCACTTCGTCCTTATCCTTAACACCTTCAATAGTACCGTGTAGGCCCCCGACAGTGACAACCTTATCTCCCTTCTTCAATGATTTTACCATAGCCTGTTTCTTTTTCTGTTGTTTCATCTGAGGTCTGATAAGGAGAAGATAGAATATTACGAAAATCAGTATAAATGGAAGCAAGCCGAAAATACCGGATCCTTCTCCGCCATTTTGCGGTTGACCCATCAATATCAATAGTGTCAGCATATCATCCTTCTTTAAAAAATACGCATGATGTTACTCTAAGGGTATTAAAAAGTCAAGCGTAATCAGGGAAGAAATCGGTAAGCCCGGGTAAAAAAGGTGCAACCTTTTGAGGGGATTTTACGTCCTACTCTATAGAAAAGGAAAAGATCGCATTGATTTTCTTTTCACGCTCCCTTGGCTGCTGATCGATCCCGGCAAAGATCGGCAGCCAAACTTTTTTTAAAAGCCCTCACTAAAATATTGGGATCATTCATACCCTATGTCAAGCATCAAACAAAATATTTATTCCGGTACTCTTAAACTCACTTTGAAGAAAGAATTATCTGCATTGTCGTTCCTTCGTCCTGTTTCGATTCTTTTAGAGACAGTTCACCCCCATGATATTCCTCAATTATCCGTTTTGCAAGACTTAGACCGAGTCCCCATCCCTTTGATTTCGTGCTGTAACCGGGCTTAAATATCTCTTTTCTGAATCGTCCTTGAATACCGACACCATTGTCCTTAACGGTTATCTCCACCTTCCCGGTTTTGTCGTTGAATGATGAAAATATCTCGATTTTGCCATTATCACGCGATATTGCGTCCGCGCTGTTTTTGATAATGTTTTCAAGCGCCCACTCAAATAAATCTACGTTGAGTGGAATCTCCGGAATATTCTCAAGATTAGCCGTCAACTCTATCGTTTTCCCCTTTTGCGGAAGTCTTTTTTTGAGATATGCCACCACCCTTTCGATAACTTCATTCAGATTTGACTGCTTTAAACCACCCCCCGTCCCGATTTGAGAAAACCGGTTTGCTATCCTGTTCAACCGCTTCACGTCGGCTTTCATCTCAGAAAGCAGTTTTGAAGTCTTATCTTTATCAGCGTCCTCAAGCAATTCTAACCAGCCCAACAACGAGGAAA
This portion of the Candidatus Neomarinimicrobiota bacterium genome encodes:
- the rsmB gene encoding 16S rRNA (cytosine(967)-C(5))-methyltransferase RsmB — its product is MTTEMLSQKRVKRPDDGNVRKLALDLLLQSKKTGKYIDRLLSDALGRSDIPSRDKKFLMELVKGVTRMQGLLNYYLVELSDGRVTNLPLPIKYIIFIGMYQLIYMDSVPPYAALNESVELSKRLKDRKMAGLVNALLRNFQRRKEEIDEKIGSLPTHERLSVEYSHPAWVIGRWLSRFGLSDTEELCSFNNSVPVITVRKNMLRNNHPRLDSALHDENQKIALSNYAKTYYTLPKGFDISSWDAIKEGEVTVQDVSAGLSVLLLDPQPGETVIDMCAAPGGKTGAIAEQMKDKGRIVAVDSDKYRLSLVEKQSERLKLRSVEFIEGDGKNISLPTADRILVDAPCSGTGVFAKRSDIRWQKSEKDIEELSSLQIDLLRNAARYLKKDGVLVYSTCTMEPEENRDVIRKFLKEHENFKVDDAAGFVEESLTEAGAVATYPFKHYIDGSYSVRLLKS
- a CDS encoding methionyl-tRNA formyltransferase, giving the protein MNIIFMGTPDFAVPSLLKLAKSGYKPVAVVTGADKKSGRGQKLIPTPVKSAAADMGIPILEPKSLKDSSFIREIASLDVELSCVVAFRILPDELISIPKRGTVNLHASLLPLYRGAAPIQRAIMAGEKITGATTFFIRREVDTGNILLQKSLPLAEDEDFGSLHDRLAELGADLLLKTIERIKSGKLKEIPQDEAKATNAPKIKSDDLKINWDNSAGRIHDQVRGLSPFPGVSARVNNMVIKIFKTEISDETVEGYSPGEISRITGSYFTVATGDGSLKVLELQRQGKKRMETSEFLRGVDLSTGDTLT
- the def gene encoding peptide deformylase — protein: MSQLGLKYYGDPILRKETDSVKDFDHSLELFAQEMIETMRTNDGVGLAGPQVGDLRSLIVIDVSSEEDEEPVEPLILVNPDIKELSGSCVMEEGCLSIPDVRVEIERPEEIRIKFQDVKGVKKDLKCDGILARVIQHEVDHLRGRLMIDYLSPVKRDLLKSKLQKISRGDISVGV
- the yajC gene encoding preprotein translocase subunit YajC; protein product: MLTLLILMGQPQNGGEGSGIFGLLPFILIFVIFYLLLIRPQMKQQKKKQAMVKSLKKGDKVVTVGGLHGTIEGVKDKDEVLILKVADNVKVRVSRSAIASQLDK
- a CDS encoding HAMP domain-containing histidine kinase, giving the protein SSLLGWLELLEDADKDKTSKLLSEMKADVKRLNRIANRFSQIGTGGGLKQSNLNEVIERVVAYLKKRLPQKGKTIELTANLENIPEIPLNVDLFEWALENIIKNSADAISRDNGKIEIFSSFNDKTGKVEITVKDNGVGIQGRFRKEIFKPGYSTKSKGWGLGLSLAKRIIEEYHGGELSLKESKQDEGTTMQIILSSK